The DNA region CCTCCGGCCATTTTTAATTAGGTCTGTGTGGTTAAATATTAACTGATTCTTGCTAATTATATGCGTGGCTGATTCATGGCGGACAGCATATTGCCATAAATGGCGTTCAAAGAAGATAAGTTCTTAGCCAGTTTGCCTACTTCTTCTTTAAACTGTTTTGAATCTTCCATAGATTCATTGAAATTATTCATTGTTAATGAAAGGTTCTGGTAGAACTTATTCATAGATTTCAAGTGTGCACTGGAATCCTGAAGTTCCAGTTCATACACTGCATTTAAAGCAGAAAGGTTTTTTGCTAAAGCATTTACCTGATCATGGTATGCTGTAGAGGCCGTATTGCTATTGCCCATTTCTACCAATTGGGAAGTTGCCTTTTCGAAAGCACCATTTAATGCATCAAAGCTGGCCGAGGCAGTTTTTAGCTTGCCAGTGAATTCGCTGGTAGCCGATGAGGCATCTCCCACATTAGATATGGCAGCAACCTTATCCCCAAATGTACGTAAACCTGTTCCCAGGCTTTCGATCAGTTCCGGACCAATTTTGGCATCGACCAGCATTTTATCCAATGCAGCAGTAGAAGAAAACGCGGCAGGAGCAGCAGCCTGACGAACAGTAGCCTTTGGCAACTCGCCGGTAAAATTATCATCCAGTTCCGGGTATACCCTTTCCCATGGCAGTTCCTGAGCTGGCTGCCTTAATCCTGTTAAGAAGAATAAGATGGCCTCAACCCCTAAACCTATACCAATCATGTAATTTCCCCATACACCACCCAGGTGAAGGATTTTGAAAAGTGCACCCACAATTACAATACTTGCACCCCAGGATATTGCAACATGTAACCAATCGAAATTTTTCTTTGCAGCCATTTTGTTCGTTAATAAGGAATTTTATTTTTTTGTTTTTTAGTTTCTATAAGTAATATCGGTACCCGGATAAGCTGAAACACACCTAAATCCTATATAAGATCTGGCCTGGTCCTGGTATTCATAAGTACCCACGGCATTTTGAAGAAAGAAGCCAATATCTTTCCACGAGCCACCCCTA from Pedobacter africanus includes:
- the porL gene encoding type IX secretion system motor protein PorL/GldL, producing the protein MAAKKNFDWLHVAISWGASIVIVGALFKILHLGGVWGNYMIGIGLGVEAILFFLTGLRQPAQELPWERVYPELDDNFTGELPKATVRQAAAPAAFSSTAALDKMLVDAKIGPELIESLGTGLRTFGDKVAAISNVGDASSATSEFTGKLKTASASFDALNGAFEKATSQLVEMGNSNTASTAYHDQVNALAKNLSALNAVYELELQDSSAHLKSMNKFYQNLSLTMNNFNESMEDSKQFKEEVGKLAKNLSSLNAIYGNMLSAMNQPRI